CGCTGCGGGCCGCGACGGGGCTGCCGCTCGACGAGCTGTTCCGTCGCCGCCCGCCGCAGGCGTACCCGGCCCTGGAACGCGACGAGCTGGCCGAGGCCGACTACTGGGCGGCGTTCACCGAGCACGGCATCGACGTCGACCCGGACGCGTTCCACCGCACACGGCTGTCCGGAACCACGTGGCTGGAGGGCATGGCCGAGCTGCTGGACGAACTGGGCGGCACGGTGCTGCGGGCGACCGCCAGCAACTACCCGCGCTGGATCGACGACCTGGCCGACACGCTGCTCGCCGGCCGCTTCGACCGCGTGCTCGCCTCCTGCCACCTCGGCGCCCGGAAGCCGGACGCCCGCTTCTTCCATGGCCTGCTGGACGAGCTCGGGTACGCGGCCGCCGAGGTGCTGTTCGTGGACGACCGCGAGGAGAACGTCACCGGCGCCCGCGAGGTCGGCATCGCCGCCCACCGCTACCGCGACGTGACGGGGGTGCGCCGGTTCCTCGCTGACCACGGGGTGCTGCCGGCCCGGACGGCCGACCGCGGCGCCGGCTAGT
The sequence above is a segment of the Egicoccus sp. AB-alg2 genome. Coding sequences within it:
- a CDS encoding HAD-IA family hydrolase, with protein sequence MIRAVAFDLMDTVVRDPYREALRAATGLPLDELFRRRPPQAYPALERDELAEADYWAAFTEHGIDVDPDAFHRTRLSGTTWLEGMAELLDELGGTVLRATASNYPRWIDDLADTLLAGRFDRVLASCHLGARKPDARFFHGLLDELGYAAAEVLFVDDREENVTGAREVGIAAHRYRDVTGVRRFLADHGVLPARTADRGAG